A single window of Hymenobacter sp. APR13 DNA harbors:
- a CDS encoding DUF4175 family protein has product MPTTTDTFSGPALLAGIARRQARRASGAVLLLAAATGLAGWAWCRHWPTAAPVLIGLLVALLVVVALLLYRLHQPRLPVLARRLDRLYPSLEDSTGLLLPNPARPLNLLEQLQQQRINERLAELQQAQPQLLPFAWKPVAGGVGALLLLAAGSWLYHPPQPKPDPLLAVRFPAVETAAAKPGQSAPPRLLGTRIRVQPPAYTRRAAYAPTGLSFSCPAGSRVRWTVQVSAAGSAPPVLEMGKLRRPFRAVAGQPTQFVVELPATTSGLYHLRFAGQNSEEYALDVQPDRAPTLQLQTPKPYTLIEFGQRPQVAVRVALRDDYGLSEAQLVATVAQGQGEAVKFREVVTNLSAALRGQPRQATLASVLNLPALGLTYGDEVYFYVQTRDNFRQLTRSDTYLVQWEDTTVQDGLTDISLSVNVVPAYFRSQRQIIIDTEKLLAEKPRLTATDFAERGNNLGFDQKVLRLRYGKFLGEEFEGSIGETAGPSAADKDDDDHKQGETDHATENPAEHAGHDDHGHADHSPAGEASAASGAAALMDAYVHKHDDSETADFLEPEVKAKLRGVLSQMWEAELRLRLAKPAEALPYEYRALRLLKQVQQQTRAYVRNAGYNPPALPEATLRLSGELGNAAAPRHTRQLQAPATQPEIRAAVRLLAALRAGQPATSADAVLLDRAGQAVAQAALQRPGAYLAAVRALRQLAADARAARPTCAPCFAPAEKALAALLPAPPAAPTRSPRPDRLGQRYLQAL; this is encoded by the coding sequence ATGCCGACCACCACCGATACCTTTTCCGGCCCGGCGCTGCTGGCCGGCATTGCCCGCCGCCAGGCCCGCCGCGCCAGCGGGGCCGTGCTGCTACTGGCGGCGGCGACCGGACTAGCCGGGTGGGCCTGGTGTCGGCACTGGCCCACCGCCGCGCCGGTGCTAATCGGCTTACTGGTGGCGCTGCTGGTTGTGGTGGCGCTGCTGCTCTACCGCCTGCACCAGCCCCGCCTGCCGGTCCTGGCCCGCCGCCTCGACCGCCTCTATCCTTCGCTGGAAGACAGCACCGGCCTGCTGCTGCCCAACCCGGCGCGCCCCCTCAACCTGCTGGAGCAGCTGCAGCAGCAGCGCATCAATGAGCGGCTGGCGGAGCTGCAGCAGGCCCAGCCGCAGCTGCTGCCGTTCGCCTGGAAGCCGGTAGCAGGCGGCGTGGGGGCGTTGCTGCTGCTGGCGGCCGGCAGCTGGCTTTATCATCCTCCCCAGCCTAAACCAGACCCGCTGCTGGCTGTGCGCTTTCCGGCGGTGGAAACGGCGGCCGCTAAACCGGGCCAGTCGGCGCCGCCCCGGCTGCTGGGCACCCGCATCCGGGTGCAGCCGCCGGCCTACACGCGCCGGGCTGCTTATGCTCCCACCGGCCTGAGCTTCAGCTGTCCAGCCGGCTCGCGGGTGCGCTGGACGGTGCAGGTGAGTGCGGCCGGTAGTGCGCCGCCCGTGCTGGAAATGGGCAAACTGCGGCGGCCGTTTCGGGCCGTGGCGGGCCAGCCCACGCAGTTTGTGGTGGAGCTGCCGGCCACGACGTCGGGGCTGTATCACCTGCGTTTCGCGGGGCAGAACTCCGAGGAATACGCCCTCGACGTGCAGCCCGACCGCGCCCCCACCCTCCAGCTCCAGACGCCCAAGCCCTACACCCTCATCGAGTTCGGCCAGCGCCCGCAGGTGGCGGTGCGCGTGGCTCTGCGCGACGACTACGGCCTGAGCGAGGCCCAATTGGTGGCCACCGTGGCCCAGGGCCAGGGCGAGGCCGTGAAGTTCAGGGAGGTAGTCACCAACCTCAGCGCCGCCCTGCGCGGCCAGCCCCGGCAGGCCACGCTGGCCTCGGTGCTGAACCTGCCGGCGCTGGGCCTCACCTACGGCGACGAAGTGTACTTCTACGTCCAGACCCGCGACAATTTCCGCCAGCTCACCCGCTCCGACACCTACCTCGTGCAGTGGGAAGACACCACCGTGCAGGACGGCCTCACCGACATTTCCCTCAGCGTGAACGTGGTGCCGGCCTACTTCCGCAGCCAGCGCCAGATCATCATCGACACCGAGAAGCTGCTGGCTGAAAAGCCCAGGCTGACGGCCACCGACTTCGCGGAGCGCGGCAACAACCTGGGCTTCGACCAAAAGGTGCTGCGCCTGCGCTACGGCAAGTTTCTGGGCGAAGAATTCGAGGGCAGCATCGGCGAAACCGCCGGCCCTTCCGCCGCCGATAAAGACGACGACGACCATAAACAAGGCGAAACCGACCACGCCACCGAAAACCCCGCCGAGCACGCCGGCCACGACGACCACGGCCACGCCGACCACTCGCCGGCCGGCGAGGCCAGCGCTGCCAGCGGCGCCGCGGCCCTCATGGATGCCTACGTGCACAAGCACGACGACTCCGAAACCGCCGACTTTCTGGAACCCGAGGTGAAAGCCAAGCTGCGCGGGGTACTCAGCCAGATGTGGGAAGCCGAGCTGCGGCTGCGGCTGGCCAAGCCCGCCGAGGCTCTGCCCTACGAGTACCGCGCCCTGCGCCTGCTCAAGCAGGTGCAGCAGCAAACCCGCGCCTACGTGCGCAACGCCGGCTACAACCCGCCCGCCCTGCCAGAAGCCACCCTGCGCCTGTCCGGTGAGTTGGGCAACGCCGCCGCGCCCCGCCACACCCGTCAGCTGCAGGCCCCGGCCACCCAGCCCGAAATTAGGGCGGCGGTGCGGCTGCTGGCGGCCCTGCGCGCCGGCCAGCCCGCCACATCTGCTGATGCCGTGCTGCTGGACCGCGCCGGGCAGGCCGTAGCCCAGGCCGCGCTGCAGCGACCCGGCGCCTACCTGGCCGCCGTGCGGGCCCTGCGCCAGCTGGCTGCCGATGCCCGCGCCGCCCGCCCCACCTGCGCCCCCTGCTTCGCGCCCGCCGAAAAAGCCCTGGCCGCCCTGCTCCCGGCGCCGCCGGCCGCACCCACCCGCTCGCCCCGCCCCGACCGCCTGGGCCAACGCTACCTGCAAGCGCTATGA
- a CDS encoding RNA polymerase sigma factor, giving the protein MAKATASYTDDEFVAAIRRGDDRALAQLYRLHLPMVSHYVLQNSGTEDDARDVYQEGVMVFYEKVRDNSLELSCQIKTYLYAVCRRLWLKRLAEKTRFGTRLDDHEPFLETGAEADLEEAEERDRRFTTMNEAMERLGEPCRSLLEGFYLLDKSMQQLTADFGYTNADNAKNQKYKCLVRLKKLFFTQYQESET; this is encoded by the coding sequence ATGGCGAAGGCCACTGCTTCTTATACTGACGACGAGTTCGTGGCGGCCATCCGCCGCGGCGACGACCGCGCCCTGGCGCAGCTCTACCGGCTGCATCTGCCCATGGTGTCGCACTATGTGCTGCAGAACAGCGGCACCGAGGACGACGCCCGGGACGTGTACCAGGAAGGCGTAATGGTGTTTTACGAGAAGGTGCGCGACAACTCCCTGGAGTTGAGCTGCCAGATCAAAACCTACCTCTACGCCGTGTGCCGCCGCCTCTGGCTGAAACGCCTCGCCGAGAAAACCCGCTTCGGCACCCGCCTCGACGACCACGAGCCTTTCCTGGAAACAGGGGCCGAGGCCGACCTGGAGGAAGCCGAGGAGCGGGACCGGCGCTTCACCACCATGAACGAAGCCATGGAACGCCTCGGCGAACCGTGCCGCTCGTTGCTGGAAGGCTTTTATCTGCTCGACAAATCGATGCAGCAACTCACGGCGGACTTCGGCTACACCAACGCCGACAATGCCAAAAACCAGAAGTACAAGTGCCTAGTGCGGCTGAAAAAGCTCTTTTTCACGCAGTACCAGGAAAGTGAGACATGA
- a CDS encoding S1C family serine protease has product MMTEADYYALFEAYQRGELAAPARTDLERRLSADPVLAERYADFTSLTGTLHSYGQRLSVRRKLRAIQAELDAEQAVKLTDAEDGEVLETGNPLMPQLHISRTEQQLRRFWQGHRATMMVAASVAVLAVFTTLLGIEWWRASQKPSLYGYTVLRKEVERIRRTQLAMNRAIRGQAPAPEAVNPGKFSGTGFALTADGYLVTSYHVIQGADSLLIEGRDRRSYRAEPVFTDVAHDLAILRINDKQFTGFGRLPYSFKRGTADLGEKVYTLGYPREDLVFNDGSLSARSGFEGDSAFYQISIPVNPGNSGGPLLDDRGNLIGIISGRQMDAQSAAFATKSSYLMRLVDSLSAAATPAQPYNLPRTNQLAGTSRPQQIRKLQDYVFVVKVYE; this is encoded by the coding sequence ATGATGACGGAAGCTGACTATTACGCTTTATTTGAGGCCTACCAGCGTGGCGAGCTGGCGGCGCCGGCGCGCACCGACCTGGAGCGCCGCCTGTCCGCCGACCCCGTGCTGGCCGAGCGCTACGCCGATTTCACCTCCCTGACCGGCACGCTGCACAGCTACGGCCAGCGCTTGAGCGTGCGCCGCAAGCTGCGCGCCATTCAGGCCGAGCTGGACGCTGAGCAGGCTGTGAAACTGACCGACGCTGAAGACGGCGAGGTGCTGGAAACCGGCAACCCACTGATGCCGCAGCTGCACATTTCGCGCACCGAGCAGCAGCTGCGCCGGTTCTGGCAGGGCCACCGCGCCACCATGATGGTGGCCGCCTCGGTGGCCGTGCTGGCCGTGTTCACCACGCTGCTGGGCATTGAGTGGTGGCGCGCCTCGCAGAAACCGTCGCTGTATGGCTACACGGTGCTGCGCAAAGAGGTGGAGCGCATCCGCCGCACCCAGTTGGCCATGAACCGCGCCATCCGGGGCCAGGCGCCGGCACCGGAGGCCGTGAACCCTGGCAAGTTCAGCGGCACGGGCTTCGCCCTCACCGCCGATGGCTACCTGGTGACCAGCTACCACGTGATTCAGGGCGCCGACTCGCTGCTGATTGAGGGCCGCGACCGGCGCAGCTACCGCGCCGAGCCGGTCTTCACCGACGTGGCCCACGACCTAGCCATCCTGCGCATCAACGACAAGCAGTTTACGGGCTTCGGCCGCCTGCCCTACTCCTTCAAGCGCGGCACCGCCGACCTGGGCGAGAAGGTGTATACGCTGGGCTATCCGCGCGAGGACCTGGTGTTCAACGACGGCTCGCTGAGTGCCCGCTCGGGCTTCGAAGGCGACTCGGCCTTCTACCAGATCAGCATTCCGGTGAACCCCGGCAACTCGGGCGGCCCGCTGCTGGATGATCGGGGCAACCTGATCGGCATTATCAGCGGCCGCCAGATGGATGCGCAGAGCGCGGCCTTCGCTACCAAGTCGTCGTATCTGATGCGGCTGGTAGACTCGCTGAGCGCGGCCGCTACGCCGGCGCAACCCTACAACCTGCCCCGCACCAATCAGTTGGCCGGCACCTCGCGGCCCCAGCAGATCCGCAAGCTTCAGGACTACGTGTTTGTGGTGAAAGTCTACGAATAG
- a CDS encoding DUF1800 family protein, giving the protein MDRRAFLRKPASALVAPAAAVPEPPAPGTDPPAGSGDETVSRYANTSLPTAPRSTAGLNPYTGPWGYAQAAHLLRRSLFGPTRAEILTAAGRSLPQVLTTLLTAPAAPAPPLNVSATDTSVPLGQTWVTQAFDQNFEGVRRSSLRAWWLGQLLGQGPSLVEKMTLFWHNHFVVELGDINDARYGYQYCALLRRHALGNIQRLAEDVTVNPAMLRYLNGNQSTATAPNENYGRELLELFTVGKGPLIGTGNYTTYTEADVQAAARVLTGWRDNATTQAGYFTASRHDTTTKTFSSAFQNATISNQTDQEYKALIALVFRQQETARFLCRKLYRWFVYYVIDATTETQVIEPMAQLLLQSNYEVAPVLRALLGSEHFFDNVNMGCVIKSPLDFTVGTARQLQVAFPAATNVTAQYAMWNYLNGVTNVQQQLLGDPPNVAGWPAYWQTPQYYEMWINAVTLPRRNQLTDLLISNNGYTTSGATIKIDPIALVLALPAATAADCNLLIAELARLLTPIQLTPTQLTYLNDTLLPGLPDFEWTIEWNEYLAAPTNAAKRAAVQTKLQSLLRTLMGLAEYHLS; this is encoded by the coding sequence ATGGACCGTAGAGCTTTCCTCCGCAAACCCGCTTCTGCCCTGGTAGCCCCGGCCGCCGCCGTGCCGGAGCCGCCCGCCCCCGGTACCGACCCGCCCGCCGGCTCCGGCGACGAAACCGTGAGCCGCTACGCCAACACCAGCCTGCCCACCGCGCCCCGCTCTACGGCCGGCCTGAACCCCTACACGGGCCCGTGGGGCTACGCCCAGGCCGCGCACCTACTACGCCGCTCGCTGTTCGGCCCCACCCGCGCCGAAATCCTGACGGCGGCCGGCCGGAGCCTGCCGCAGGTGCTCACCACGCTGCTCACGGCTCCGGCCGCGCCCGCGCCGCCGCTCAACGTGTCGGCCACCGATACGAGCGTGCCGCTGGGCCAGACCTGGGTGACGCAGGCCTTCGATCAGAACTTTGAGGGCGTGCGGCGCTCCTCGCTGCGGGCCTGGTGGCTGGGGCAGCTGCTGGGCCAGGGGCCGTCGTTGGTGGAGAAGATGACGCTGTTCTGGCACAACCACTTTGTGGTGGAGCTCGGCGACATCAACGACGCCCGCTATGGCTACCAGTACTGCGCGCTACTGCGCCGCCACGCGCTGGGCAATATTCAGCGCCTGGCCGAAGACGTGACGGTGAACCCGGCCATGCTGCGCTACCTCAACGGCAACCAGAGCACCGCCACGGCCCCCAACGAAAACTACGGTCGCGAGCTGCTGGAGCTGTTTACGGTAGGCAAGGGCCCGCTCATCGGGACCGGCAACTACACCACCTACACCGAGGCCGACGTGCAGGCCGCCGCGCGCGTGCTCACGGGCTGGCGCGACAACGCCACCACCCAGGCCGGCTACTTCACGGCCTCGCGCCACGACACCACCACCAAAACCTTCAGCAGCGCCTTCCAGAACGCCACCATCAGCAACCAGACCGACCAGGAGTATAAGGCCCTGATTGCGCTGGTGTTCCGGCAGCAGGAAACGGCGCGCTTCCTGTGCCGCAAGCTCTACCGCTGGTTTGTGTACTACGTGATTGACGCCACCACCGAAACCCAGGTGATTGAGCCCATGGCCCAGCTGCTGCTGCAAAGCAACTACGAGGTGGCGCCGGTGCTGCGGGCCTTGCTCGGGAGCGAGCATTTCTTCGACAACGTGAACATGGGCTGCGTGATTAAGAGCCCGCTGGATTTCACGGTGGGCACGGCCCGGCAGCTGCAGGTGGCCTTTCCGGCGGCCACCAACGTCACAGCCCAGTACGCCATGTGGAACTACCTCAACGGCGTCACGAACGTGCAGCAGCAGCTGCTCGGCGACCCGCCGAACGTGGCGGGCTGGCCGGCCTACTGGCAGACGCCGCAGTACTACGAAATGTGGATCAACGCCGTGACGCTGCCCCGCCGCAACCAGCTCACCGACCTGCTCATCAGCAACAACGGCTACACCACCAGCGGCGCCACCATCAAAATCGACCCGATTGCGCTGGTGCTGGCCCTGCCCGCCGCCACCGCCGCCGACTGCAACCTGCTGATTGCGGAGCTGGCCCGGCTGCTGACGCCCATCCAGCTCACGCCCACGCAGCTCACCTACCTCAACGACACGCTGCTGCCGGGTTTGCCCGATTTCGAGTGGACGATAGAGTGGAACGAGTACCTAGCCGCGCCCACCAACGCCGCCAAGCGCGCCGCCGTGCAAACCAAGCTGCAGTCGTTGCTGCGCACCCTCATGGGCCTGGCCGAATATCATCTGTCTTAA
- a CDS encoding DUF1501 domain-containing protein, translated as MKRRHFLQTTAAATVLPTLLGGLPIGAYGFSPELFELTGGETQTDRVLVLIQLNGGNDGLNMIIPTDQYSALMNARADIAIPQNQVLPLRAATGIHPAMAGVKNLFDDGKIGVVQSVGYPNPNYSHFRATDIWTSASDSNVTITSGWAGRYLNSEYANYPTGYPSAQNPDPLAISIGSVVSNCVQGPSVNMGMAIASTTSFYQLLSGGVDTAPNTPAGHELTFIRQVISQTQIYTTAIQAAAARARNLSPLYPAAGQNSLADQLKIVAQLVAGGLQTRVYVCNLGGFDTHAAQVPITGSTTTGTHATLLGRISQALEAFQDDLRRLAVQDRVVGMTFSEFGRRIKANSSKGTDHGAAAPLIVFGTSVNPVIHGNNPVLPANAGVNDQVPMQFDFRAIYANVLKDWFRVPQATLNALLPSSLGQFPNVPVIRPGIVNGTSTAAATNVAGFSVFPNPVRDHATVEFESEGGHVQVVVLDALGREVARLLDRDQPRGRRQLPFATGLAAGSYHCQVREGARVSSRLVVVEG; from the coding sequence ATGAAACGCAGACATTTCCTCCAGACTACCGCGGCCGCCACCGTGCTACCCACACTGCTGGGCGGCCTGCCGATTGGGGCGTACGGCTTTTCGCCGGAGCTGTTTGAGCTGACCGGCGGCGAAACCCAGACCGACCGGGTGCTGGTGCTGATTCAGCTGAACGGCGGCAACGACGGGCTGAACATGATCATCCCGACCGACCAGTACTCGGCCCTGATGAACGCCCGCGCCGACATTGCCATTCCGCAAAACCAGGTGCTGCCGCTGCGCGCCGCCACGGGCATTCACCCGGCCATGGCGGGCGTGAAAAACCTGTTCGACGACGGCAAGATTGGCGTGGTGCAGAGCGTGGGCTACCCCAACCCCAACTACTCGCACTTCCGCGCCACCGACATCTGGACGTCGGCCTCCGACTCCAACGTCACCATCACCTCGGGCTGGGCCGGGCGCTACCTCAACTCGGAGTATGCCAACTACCCCACCGGCTACCCCAGCGCCCAGAATCCCGATCCGCTGGCCATCAGCATCGGCTCGGTGGTGAGCAACTGCGTGCAGGGCCCCAGCGTGAACATGGGCATGGCCATTGCCAGCACCACCTCGTTCTACCAGCTGCTGTCGGGCGGGGTTGATACGGCGCCCAACACGCCCGCCGGCCACGAGCTGACTTTTATCCGGCAGGTGATTTCCCAGACCCAGATCTACACCACCGCCATTCAGGCGGCGGCAGCGCGGGCCCGCAACCTCTCGCCGCTCTACCCCGCGGCCGGCCAGAACTCCCTCGCCGACCAGCTCAAGATTGTGGCCCAACTGGTGGCCGGTGGCCTGCAGACGCGGGTGTACGTCTGCAACCTCGGCGGCTTCGACACGCACGCGGCGCAGGTGCCCATTACGGGCAGCACCACCACGGGCACGCACGCCACGCTGCTGGGCCGGATTTCGCAGGCCTTGGAAGCCTTCCAGGACGATTTGCGCCGCCTCGCGGTGCAGGACCGGGTGGTGGGCATGACGTTCTCGGAGTTCGGGCGCCGCATCAAAGCCAATTCCAGCAAGGGCACCGACCACGGCGCGGCGGCCCCGCTCATCGTGTTCGGCACCAGCGTCAACCCCGTCATCCACGGCAATAACCCCGTGCTGCCCGCCAATGCCGGCGTCAACGACCAGGTGCCGATGCAGTTCGACTTCCGGGCCATCTATGCCAATGTGCTCAAGGACTGGTTCCGGGTGCCGCAGGCCACGCTCAACGCCCTGCTGCCGTCCAGCCTCGGGCAGTTCCCGAACGTGCCGGTTATCCGGCCCGGTATCGTGAACGGCACCAGCACGGCGGCCGCCACCAACGTGGCGGGCTTCAGCGTGTTTCCGAACCCCGTGCGCGACCACGCCACGGTGGAGTTTGAGAGTGAAGGCGGCCACGTGCAGGTGGTGGTGCTCGACGCGCTGGGCCGCGAAGTGGCGCGCCTCCTCGACCGGGACCAGCCCCGCGGCCGCCGCCAGCTTCCGTTTGCCACGGGCCTGGCCGCCGGATCCTACCACTGCCAGGTGCGCGAAGGCGCCCGCGTCAGCTCGCGGCTGGTTGTGGTGGAGGGATGA
- a CDS encoding peptidase: MKNLLRLAHSLLVVALLSVPLTARAQEPLTYTISIDPAANSNEFQVQLALPKLGKEQGIYQFAATAPGTYQVMDIGRFVRKFEAFDKKGRLLPSKQLSTNQWQLLKPEKTREIRYTIAETWDTPVTEHSIYRMCGSSLETDHALLNGQTVLGYPQGWQARPLRIKLNYPAAWKIGTALTADAQGYYAAKNYDQAVDSPFLLGRLTQASTLLGPTKIDLFCYSRTDQVQAEPLLKEMQQMLTAAQQFLVQLPVQRYTFLYHFDDRSTGAWEHSYSSEYVLREEPLTPESAAGITSIAAHEFFHVVTPLNIHSEIIQQFNFVQPTGSEHLWLYEGTTEWAAGMMQLRGGLMPLEKYLEEMSGKIAYDRQRTDTTYSLSKLGLNSFSDEGQRQYGNIYQRGALTAALLDLRLLQLSGGKRGLREVILELTKRYGPDKPFSEKTFFQDFTQLTYPEIGDFFARYVQQAQPLPLAEYYATVGVRYEPLQRTGRRLATLGTGFRPDAEGHLLFQQVSPALQACGLANGDEFVAYQGEPVKLTNARAVFQRIEASPVGQESELTIRHAGAEKKIRCRLQAKDEVKRYQLTVMPNPTPAQLTQRQAWLKNQ; the protein is encoded by the coding sequence ATGAAAAACCTGTTGCGCCTGGCGCATTCTCTGCTTGTTGTTGCTCTGCTGTCGGTGCCGCTCACGGCGCGGGCGCAGGAGCCGCTTACATACACCATTTCCATCGACCCGGCCGCCAACAGCAACGAGTTTCAGGTGCAGCTGGCCTTGCCGAAGCTAGGCAAAGAACAGGGCATCTATCAGTTTGCGGCCACGGCGCCTGGCACGTATCAGGTGATGGACATCGGCCGCTTTGTGCGCAAGTTTGAGGCCTTCGACAAGAAGGGCCGGTTGCTACCGTCCAAGCAGCTTTCCACCAACCAGTGGCAACTGCTGAAGCCCGAAAAGACGCGCGAAATCCGCTACACCATTGCCGAAACCTGGGACACGCCCGTGACCGAGCACAGCATCTACCGCATGTGCGGCTCGTCATTGGAAACCGACCACGCGCTGCTCAATGGCCAGACCGTGCTGGGCTACCCCCAGGGCTGGCAGGCCCGGCCGTTGCGCATCAAGCTCAACTACCCCGCCGCCTGGAAAATCGGGACGGCCCTCACGGCCGATGCCCAGGGCTACTACGCCGCCAAAAACTACGATCAGGCCGTGGACTCGCCGTTTCTGCTGGGCCGCCTTACGCAGGCCAGCACCCTGCTCGGCCCCACCAAAATCGACCTGTTCTGCTACTCCCGCACCGACCAGGTGCAGGCCGAGCCGCTGCTCAAGGAGATGCAGCAGATGCTGACGGCCGCCCAGCAGTTTCTGGTGCAGCTGCCGGTGCAGCGCTACACCTTCCTCTACCACTTCGATGACCGCAGCACCGGCGCCTGGGAGCATTCCTACAGCTCGGAGTACGTGCTGCGCGAAGAGCCGCTCACGCCGGAGTCGGCGGCGGGCATCACCAGCATTGCCGCCCACGAGTTTTTCCACGTCGTGACGCCGCTCAACATCCACTCCGAAATCATCCAGCAGTTCAACTTCGTGCAGCCCACCGGCTCCGAGCATTTGTGGCTGTATGAAGGCACCACCGAGTGGGCGGCCGGCATGATGCAGCTGCGCGGCGGCCTGATGCCGCTGGAAAAGTACCTGGAGGAAATGAGCGGCAAGATTGCCTACGACCGCCAGCGCACCGACACCACCTACTCGCTGAGCAAGCTGGGCCTGAACTCCTTTTCCGACGAAGGCCAGCGCCAGTACGGCAACATCTACCAGCGCGGCGCCCTCACGGCGGCCCTGCTCGATCTGCGCCTGCTGCAGCTGTCGGGCGGTAAGCGCGGGCTGCGCGAAGTCATTCTGGAGCTCACCAAGCGCTACGGCCCCGACAAGCCCTTCTCGGAAAAAACGTTCTTCCAGGACTTCACCCAGCTCACCTACCCCGAAATCGGCGACTTTTTTGCGCGCTACGTGCAGCAGGCCCAGCCCCTGCCGCTGGCCGAGTACTACGCCACCGTGGGCGTGCGCTACGAGCCGTTGCAGCGCACCGGCCGCCGCCTGGCCACGCTCGGCACCGGCTTCCGCCCCGATGCGGAGGGCCACCTTCTGTTTCAGCAGGTGAGCCCGGCCCTGCAGGCCTGCGGCTTAGCCAACGGCGACGAGTTTGTGGCTTATCAAGGTGAGCCCGTAAAACTCACCAACGCCCGCGCCGTCTTCCAGCGCATCGAAGCCAGCCCTGTCGGCCAGGAAAGCGAGCTGACCATCCGGCACGCAGGCGCCGAGAAGAAAATCCGCTGCCGCCTGCAGGCCAAAGATGAGGTGAAACGCTACCAGCTCACGGTGATGCCCAACCCCACGCCCGCCCAACTCACGCAGCGCCAGGCGTGGCTGAAAAATCAGTAA
- a CDS encoding carboxypeptidase-like regulatory domain-containing protein, which translates to MKHFAASFLLLVASLSATNSFAQETDAPQAQDLTARFAPAPLPEPIAPEAAPAAAAPALVDLTGYVLDEQKRPLRGATILLKGTTTAVSTDANGHYVLQVPAGINTIRYDYMGREGQELSASNFLPVTVVLVPSGGKGRSRK; encoded by the coding sequence ATGAAACACTTTGCTGCCTCCTTCCTGCTGCTCGTGGCCAGCCTGTCCGCCACCAATTCCTTCGCGCAGGAAACCGACGCACCACAGGCGCAGGACCTAACAGCCCGGTTTGCCCCGGCGCCTTTGCCAGAGCCTATTGCTCCCGAAGCCGCCCCGGCTGCTGCGGCCCCGGCGTTGGTAGACCTAACCGGCTATGTACTGGACGAGCAGAAACGGCCGCTGCGTGGCGCCACCATCCTGCTGAAAGGCACCACCACCGCCGTTAGCACCGATGCCAACGGCCACTATGTGCTGCAGGTGCCGGCCGGCATTAATACCATCCGCTACGACTACATGGGCCGCGAAGGCCAGGAGCTGTCGGCCAGCAACTTCCTGCCCGTTACGGTGGTGCTGGTCCCGTCAGGCGGCAAAGGCCGCAGCCGGAAGTAG
- a CDS encoding HNH endonuclease: MTTPLAQYLTRFRKLRTSRLAGEEAPYKPALLLAMLEGIEDGLILDNQIVITPELLAAFQSNCHDLSVSGRFRANNFALPFYHLTGEGFWHLHTHSGLPLLLTTSGSPRSLGHLRAAVACAVLDAPLWELLQEAATRQLFREALLERYFPQTRFRYRPHAGPETLHTLGRQMLEEPAALYQTHLNLADEVETAVRSAVFKREVLRAYNYTCAISGLQLISTGTSAVAPLLDACHIVPWALSHDDTIGNGLALTPTLHRAFDRHLLRIDQDYRVRVASSFRELRGQEHGLLQFEGEKLRLPEQPAWWPRWEALAGR; encoded by the coding sequence ATGACTACCCCGCTGGCGCAGTATCTTACCCGTTTCCGCAAGCTTCGCACCAGCCGCCTGGCCGGGGAGGAAGCCCCGTATAAGCCGGCCCTGCTGCTGGCCATGCTCGAAGGCATCGAAGATGGGCTGATCCTCGACAACCAAATAGTCATCACGCCTGAGTTGCTGGCTGCCTTTCAGAGCAACTGCCACGACCTGAGCGTGTCGGGGCGGTTTCGGGCCAACAACTTCGCGCTGCCGTTCTATCACCTCACCGGGGAAGGATTCTGGCACCTGCACACCCATTCCGGCCTGCCGCTGCTGCTCACTACGTCCGGCTCGCCGCGCAGCCTGGGGCACCTGCGGGCCGCCGTGGCCTGTGCCGTCCTCGATGCGCCGCTGTGGGAGCTGCTGCAGGAGGCCGCCACGCGCCAGCTGTTCCGGGAGGCGCTGCTGGAGCGGTACTTCCCGCAGACGCGCTTCCGCTACCGCCCCCACGCCGGCCCCGAAACGCTGCACACCCTGGGCCGGCAGATGCTGGAGGAGCCCGCCGCCCTCTACCAAACCCACCTCAACCTCGCCGACGAAGTGGAAACGGCCGTGCGTAGCGCCGTATTCAAGCGCGAAGTGCTGCGGGCCTACAACTACACCTGTGCCATTTCGGGCCTGCAGCTCATCAGCACCGGCACCAGCGCCGTGGCCCCGCTCCTCGACGCCTGCCACATCGTGCCCTGGGCCCTGTCGCACGATGATACCATCGGCAACGGCCTGGCCCTCACGCCCACCCTGCACCGCGCCTTCGACCGCCACCTGCTCCGCATCGACCAAGACTACCGCGTGCGGGTAGCCAGCTCCTTCCGCGAACTGCGCGGCCAAGAGCACGGGCTGCTGCAGTTTGAGGGCGAGAAGCTGCGGCTACCGGAACAGCCGGCGTGGTGGCCCCGGTGGGAGGCGCTGGCAGGGCGGTAA